TAATCACGGTGGTCTGCCAGGCTTTCAGCCGGTCCCACGCGGCCTTGATATCAAGAGCCGTGTCGAGGGCTTCCCCCGTCGCCCACTTCCCGCTACCGTCATCAGGGGCTGGCCCATTGTCCCAATCTTCGATAGCGAAAAAGAACGGCAGGAACAGGCGCACATATTCTGGGTCGTAGTAGTATTGGTCGGTTTCCGCCATACGCTTTACCCGGTCCCCTCGGGAGTGAACCGCGGCAACATTTTTAAGCCTCCGGGCAATGAGCCCCGTGTGCCCTTCCTCAAAGAGGATAAGATAGTCCCGGGACCGTTCCGCGACGTCCAGGGACAGCAGCCCGTATGCCTCTTCCTCACTGATTCCGTACATAAAGTTCACGCTGCGTGCGACCCGCGCCACGATCGGCAGCACATCCACGATCTCATCCATGCGGCTAGCCATTAGACGCGCACTCCCTTCCATTTTTGGCCGTCCGCAACAAATGAGTAGTCAGACGCGACCATGACTAGTTGCGGGTACACTCGGACTCGCTTTTTGTTGCCGCGCTCGACCCGGAGGATTCCGAACGCGTGGTGCCAACTGTTTTTGCCGCCCTTGAGGTACGTTGCCTGCCGTTGGTCCATCGCGTGCCCAACTTCCATACCCATGACCTCAATGCTTTGGTGGCTGGAAGTCAGGGGGCCGGCGATAAGTCCGGCCCGGTGCGTATGACCACACACGACGGATTTTCCGAGCTGCCTGGCCTGCATCAACGCCGTGTTTCCGGGGATGTCGGACAGGGTGCCCCAGTCCCCGTGAGTCAGCAGCCACCCCGGCGCGATTTCGTGATAGTCCCGGTGATAGGTGATCCCGTATCCGTCGAGGTCTAGCGCGTTCTCGATTGAGATCACATGACCCTTGATCGTCAGTCCCGCAATCTCGGGTAGATATCTTTCGATTGCAGCGTCTAGCCGGTCATCGTGGTTGGCGCGGGACAGGTGAAATGGCCCCTCGTAGTGTTTACGGATCAGGGATAGCCATTCGCGGGTTTGCGCGAACCCCCCTTCCAGCCCTCCCGCGTACTGTCCTCGCAGCCCGCGTACCCACCGGCCCAGCTCGGACGAGTCGGTGAGGTCACCGACGTGCGCTAACCGGTCTGGCTGGTAGTCCCAAACGAACCGGGCGAGTCTTTCTGTCAGAGTCCGATCGTGGAGGGGGAACTGTGTGTCCGGTAGGATCACGATACGTTCGATCAAGCAGTATTCGCCCCCGTAGTTTCGGTTTCTGTGGTGGCCCGGCCGACGTACAGATACACATCAAGGTCATTCGGGAAGTCGTTGTCACGCAGCACCAGCAGCCGGTAGCCGGTGGCGTACGCGGCGTCCTGGTTTGCGATCATGTCGTCAATTAGCGACGCGACGACCAGCCGCATTTTCTCCGGTGTGACATCCTCCAACGTTTCTCCGTCCATGGCGACCCGCCAGCCGTGTTCGATGTACAGCGCGGCGAGCTTCCGCAGAGGGAAAGCCGACTCGAAGCCGGTTACCTCGGTGTCCGGCTGGTAGGGGCCTTCCACCTTTTCGGGAACGCGTTTGTCCCGGCTCAACCATCCCATCAACGAACCCCCTTGTGGCCTAGTGCCGCGAGGATTCGCCCGATGCGGATGTCCAGCATCGCTGCATACGCGGCTAGGTCTTGTGCCTCTTCCCGGGCTGCGTGCAGTAGCACTATCAGCGGCATATCCTCGAAGGCTTGTCGGCCGTTGTTGTCGTATTGATCTGCCCCGAAGGTGAGGATTCGGTCCTGGGCGGCCTGTACGAATTGGCCGACGTACGCGGCTAGATCCTGCGGCGTCATGCCGTCAGGCACCACGGGCAGCATCCGGGGAACGGCCGGGGGCGGAACGTGTCGCAACTCGTCGGGCTCATACCATCCGACGCCCGCCTTACCGGGCACACGCACGTTGTAACCGCCGCTGACGATTTCATCGACGGAGCCGACATCTCCGATGGCGTGGCCGTTCACCGGCCACTGTTGGATACGTACCCAATCCCCGATATCGAGGGTCACAGCTCAACTCCTATCTTTTCGATTAGCGCGGCGAAGCCTTCCGCCACGACGTACGAGTTAACGTCGTGTCCTTCCGGCATCATCACAACCCGCGAATTAGTGACCTGGGCGGCGATTTTCGCGCCGAACTGTGCGCCCTGGCCTTTGTCGTCGGCGTCGCACAGGATGTACACGGTTTCGTATCCGCGAAAGCACCTGGCCCACCACGGGGACCAGCCATCAACCCCGGGCACACCGACCGCCGGTAACCCCGCCTGCACAGCGGTGATGCAATCAATCTCGCCCTCGGTGATGCACACGAACGGTTTGTCACGGTCGAGGGCGGGCGTGTTGTACAGGCGGGGTGAATCTCCCGGCACGTTCAAATACTTTGGGCCTGGTGCCGGTGGGATGGTCCGGAACCGAAGGGACACGACACCGGACCGGGTGACGTAGGGGATGCACAACCGTCCCGCGTACTGCTCATGCCCCGGATAGGGGTTCCCGACGTGTCCGAGTAGGGAATATCGGATGCTGGCCGGGGATATCCGACGACTCGTCAAATACTCTACGGCGGCCTTTCCCGCGTCCTCCCACAAACTGCTGTGGTACGTCTCCGTAGCGTTCTCCATAAAGGTCTTCGATGAACTGCTTGGCACTAAGGAAGTCAGATGAGTCCCCCCTCCATATCACCAGCCCATAGGCGTCTTCGTTGACGCCGCACGCGAAGCAGGAAAACCGTTCAAGGAGAGTGTTGACGGATGCGGATGGATTCCTGTCTGTCTCCTGGAAGGGGCAACGCATCCGTTTCCAACCGCCCCCTGTTGGCACGAACGGGGCCCCGTAGTGCTCAAGGATTCGACTGATCGGGGGTTTCTCGGGTGTCACGTTCCCCCTTGCCTGTAACTGTAGCGGCAACTGCAACGCTTGTGCGCCGCGCGCGTTTCCTGCGGGGTCTTCCTGCTGCTGTCACCGTCCGCCCTAGGGCGACTGTCGCCGGGGGTTGCAAGAGATAGTCGGCTAACGCTTGCGCCCGTTCTGCGGACTTGAGACGCCCAACTAGGCGGGTCTTGCAGTAGGGGCACAGGATGCCCCTAACCGGCCCCGCCGGTCCTCGGTGGTGTTCGTGGTCTACGTGGAATGACTCACCCTGTCGTGGTGCCCGTTTGCAGATTGCACAACGCTTTTCTTGGTGTCGCCAAATCGTGTCCCACTCAGCGGGCGTCAGCCCGTACGTATTGTGTATCCAGTCTGCCCGGGACTGTTGTTTGCGGCACTCGGCGCTGTCGTACCGGCGTTGACGCCCCGTGAGTTCACCACCACAGACGACACAGCTACGCATACACTCCTTCCTTATCGCTGAGGGCATCGGTGATCCTCATTCGCGGGAGGTCGTACGCCAATGCCACATTCCACGTCGCAGCAGCGGCGTTCCTCCCACTACGGTTCTTCACCGGGCACACAAACAGTCGGGTGCTGTCTGGGCTCCGGTGAAGCGTGAGGATCATCTCCGGAACCTTCGAGATCTTTCCCCGCAGCCCCGACAGCGGTACAGGTCTAATCCCGTCGTCGTACTCCCCGGTCACGTGGTGCAGTGCGATCACGGCCGCCCCGGTTTTGCGGCCCAACTCGTGTAGGTAGTCACAGGAGTATTCCAACGCCTGAAATCTGTCACCTTCACTATCCAGGTTCGACAGGTTGTCGATCACAATAAAGTGCGGCCATTCTCCGTACACCATCGCGTACGCTTTAAGGTCCGCCTCCAACGAATCAATCTCGACACGTCCGGCGAAATCCATTCGCACAAACGATAGGGCGTTGAGCCGGGCGTCAACGTCTGCCGTGTTACCGCAAGTTACCGCGTGCTCGATGTCGGACGTTGACCATCCTGTCAGCATCGCGCCAGCCCGGAGGTACGTGGTGTGCGCGTCTGTGTCCGCGCTTGCGTAGTAGCCGGGACTACCGGCCCTCAGGCTCACCGTCAGTGCAAGGATGGATTTTCCGACACCGGGGGCGGCGGCAATTAAGCTGAATTGCCCCCGCCGGAAGTGGATTCCCTCAGCGGCGAGACTTTCAAATACCGTGGGAAGGGGTTCCCCCATGTTTCCCCGCGTGAGTTTCGCTCGGGTGAGCGTCAACAATTCCTTTAAGACCTCCCTTCGGGGTCCACCGGAAGCGTTTCCGGCGGACCCCGGTCACGACGTCACAACGTCACAGTCTGTCTACTTGACCCATTCGGGCGGGCACTTTGACGGGTCGTTGCGGTCGGCGGGACACATCCACGCCTTCCAAGACCGGGTAGCACCCGGCTTACTGACCACCCAGTTCTTTTGTCCGTGTGGGCACGATGGCGGGGCCATCCCGGGCGGCGGACCGGCGGGTGCCGCTGGCTGCGGCTGATACTGCTGCGGCGGCTGCTGATACTGAGGGGCGGACTGCTGATACGGCCGGGCCTGCTGGTATCCCTGAGCGGCCACCGTAGACGGATGCTCTACGGGGGTTGCTCCCATTTCCGCCCCCAGTGTGAATGCCGCTTTGATCGCCCGATCGGCGGTGCCCATGATGGCGAACAGACCGGAAACCTCGGCGCTACCGATTTTGTCGGCCAACCCGGCGGCGGTAGCGTCCTTGAAAACAAGTAGCGGCGCGTCCGGCGCCGTGTGTGGCCGGAAACTCACCACGAAATCGTCTCGGGTGTCACTCAAAAGGGGTTTACCTCCTACGTGGATGGGTAGTGGTGCGTAGCGGCTGGCAGGGTCACCGATGGCGGTGCAATGCTCGGAGACACCACACGTGCGGCACCCCGGGCCAGGGCCCGGCAGGAAAATTCCCGCCCTGATCCCGTGGTCGAGGATGCGGAATTGCCGGGCGACCCACTCCCGCGTGAACCGAGACAGATCAACCGGTGGCAACGGACGGTTGTCTTTGGCTAGGTAGAAGTCCCCCCAGGTGGGGAGGAACCCAAACAGGCTTTCGATTGCTAGCCGGTAGACGCCTAGCTGTAAAGGCCAATCCGGGGTTTTGCTGCCGGTCTTCCAGTCGCGCGGGCCAACCTCCCCGGTCGGGTACTGCCACACACAGTCAATCGCTCCGATGACCTGCACCCCGTCAAGGTGCAGCCGAAACTCAACCTCGACGGCCGGTGTGCCGTCCGGGGTTCGCCACACACGGCCGGGGTCGGTGAGGGCCCAATCCATGTAGCCCTGGACCTGATCGGCCCCCCGTTGTCGACGGCGGGTGATGTCGTCATCGGCCTTGACCCGCCCCCCGGTCATCCACCGCGACACGTCGGGCTCTCGCTCACGGTCTGCGGTGATCAGCCGGTCGTACTCGGTGGTGTACAGATCAAGGATGTCGTTGGGGTAGTCCTGGCGGTTACCTCTCTCCCATGTCTCAATCGAGCGGTGGACGGCGGTTCCCTGGGCGAACCAGGCTGCCGGGCGGGTCGGCGCTCCGGCTATCCGCTCTAGCCGGTACTGCTCGCCACACCTGGTGTAGGTCGCTAGCTGGCTGACGCTGCGATGATCGTTCGTGTGGGCACCTCCAAAGGGTCACGACCTAAGTTTCAGGGCCGAAAAATGGGCCCCTGGTGGGGCCCGCCGGTCAGGACGCCGACGTGGCACGCATCGCGCCGTACCATGCCCGGTGCCGCTGGCTGCCGCCCTCCAAACCCCAGGGCTGTAGGCGCAGGATGCAGGCGGGTGACATGAGGCGGACAGCGCGCATATGCGCGTCGGTCGTGCAGTCCGCCGACCAGAGGACTTCGTAGCCGACGCTGCGCCCGCGCCCATCGACAAACACGAACTTGGCGAGGGACAGGACTTCGGGCTGGTCTATCAGGATGTCGAGCGAGAGCACATGGGACGTGTCTCCCCGGTCGATGCGCTCGAATGCTTCAGCGATGACTGTCAACGCCGTGCCAAGTGTCCGGTAGTCCTGCACTACGGTCCCCCCGCTAGCAGCCTGAATGACATATCGATAGAGCGATTCATGTTACACGTTCGGTGACCACTCAGGACGCTTTGGCGCGGTGTATCCAACTACGAACTGTTGCGGGGGACACCCCGAGGGTTGCGGCGACTCTTGCGGATGTCATGCCGCGTGCGGCCATGTCTAGGCCGCGAGCGCGGACAGTGCCCTCCCGTACGGTCGGGCTGATCTGTATGTCGCGCTGGCTGGTAATGCTGCGGTCGGTGGCGTCGGCGCACCGCCGGCTGTCTCGGATGAGGCGCGCGTACCTCAGCGGATCGAGGCGTTCCCGGTCCCGATGAGATAGGCCACCCCACACACCGTATTCATGCCTCCATCCCGTTTCCTGGCACGCCTGATACTGCTGTAAGGGGCAGTCCAAGCAGCGGTCCTTAGCAGTCTCTAGGTCGTCGTCGTTGTCGCTGGTCCACAGGTCACTGTTGACGCACGGCCACGACACACGCATACATCCCACCCCCGCACCGAGTCACGACCTAAGTTTCAGGGCCGAGATATGGGGGTGCTTGTCACCTC
The sequence above is a segment of the Micromonospora sp. WMMA1363 genome. Coding sequences within it:
- a CDS encoding toprim domain-containing protein, which translates into the protein MCITEGEIDCITAVQAGLPAVGVPGVDGWSPWWARCFRGYETVYILCDADDKGQGAQFGAKIAAQVTNSRVVMMPEGHDVNSYVVAEGFAALIEKIGVEL
- a CDS encoding CHC2 zinc finger domain-containing protein, which gives rise to MRCPFQETDRNPSASVNTLLERFSCFACGVNEDAYGLVIWRGDSSDFLSAKQFIEDLYGERYGDVPQQFVGGRGKGRRRVFDESSDIPGQHPIFPTRTRREPLSGA
- a CDS encoding endonuclease domain-containing protein; its protein translation is MPSAIRKECMRSCVVCGGELTGRQRRYDSAECRKQQSRADWIHNTYGLTPAEWDTIWRHQEKRCAICKRAPRQGESFHVDHEHHRGPAGPVRGILCPYCKTRLVGRLKSAERAQALADYLLQPPATVALGRTVTAAGRPRRKRARRTSVAVAATVTGKGERDTRETPDQSNP
- a CDS encoding AAA family ATPase is translated as MLTLTRAKLTRGNMGEPLPTVFESLAAEGIHFRRGQFSLIAAAPGVGKSILALTVSLRAGSPGYYASADTDAHTTYLRAGAMLTGWSTSDIEHAVTCGNTADVDARLNALSFVRMDFAGRVEIDSLEADLKAYAMVYGEWPHFIVIDNLSNLDSEGDRFQALEYSCDYLHELGRKTGAAVIALHHVTGEYDDGIRPVPLSGLRGKISKVPEMILTLHRSPDSTRLFVCPVKNRSGRNAAAATWNVALAYDLPRMRITDALSDKEGVYA
- a CDS encoding helix-turn-helix domain-containing protein, with product MRVSWPCVNSDLWTSDNDDDLETAKDRCLDCPLQQYQACQETGWRHEYGVWGGLSHRDRERLDPLRYARLIRDSRRCADATDRSITSQRDIQISPTVREGTVRARGLDMAARGMTSARVAATLGVSPATVRSWIHRAKAS